In Meleagris gallopavo isolate NT-WF06-2002-E0010 breed Aviagen turkey brand Nicholas breeding stock chromosome 5, Turkey_5.1, whole genome shotgun sequence, a single window of DNA contains:
- the CELF1 gene encoding CUGBP Elav-like family member 1 isoform X3, which produces MAAFKLDFLPEMMVDHCSLNASPVSKKMNGTLDHPDQPDLDAIKMFVGQVPRSWCEKDLRELFEQYGAVYEINVLRDRSQNPPQSKGCCFVTFYTRKAALEAQNALHNMKILPGMHHPIQMKPADSEKNNAVEDRKLFIGMISKKCNENDIRVMFSPFGQIEECRILRGPDGLSRGCAFVTFTTRAMAQTAIKAMHQAQTMEGCSSPIVVKFADTQKDKEQKRIAQQLQQQMQQISAASVWGNLAGLNTLGPQYLALYLQLLQQTAAASSGNLNTLSSLHPMGGLNAMQLQNLAALAAAASAAQNTPSGTAALTSSSSPLSVLTSSGKRLPMP; this is translated from the exons ctcaaagaaaatgaatggtACACTGGATCACCCAGATCAACCTGATCTAGATGCTATCAAGATGTTTGTGGGTCAGGTCCCACGGAGCTGGTGTGAGAAAGATTTAAGAGAACTTTTTGAACAGTATGGTGCTGTCTATGAAATCAATGTCTTGCGAGACAGGAGCCAGAACCCTCCTCAAAGCAAAG GGTGCTGTTTTGTTACATTTTATACCCGTAAAGCTGCACTAGAAGCACAGAATGCTCTTCACAACATGAAGATTCTCCCAGGG atgCACCATCCTATCCAGATGAAACCAGCTGATAGTGAAAAGAATAATG CAGTAGAAGATAGAAAGTTGTTTATTGGAATGATATCGAAGAAGTGCAATGAGAATGATATCCGAGTGATGTTCTCCCCCTTTGGGCAGATTGAAGAATGCAGGATATTACGGGGCCCAGATGGGCTGAGCCGAG GTTGTGCATTTGTGACTTTTACAACAAGAGCCATGGCGCAAACTGCAATCAAAGCAATGCACCAAGCGCAAACCATGGAG GGTTGCTCTTCTCCCATTGTGGTAAAATTTGCAGACACGCAGAAGGACAAAGAGCAGAAACGAATTGCTCAGCAACTCCAGCAACAAATGCAACAGATCAGTGCTGCCTCTGTATGGGGAAACCTGGCTGGTCTCAACACGCTTGGACCGCAATACTTAGCA CTTTatttgcagctccttcagcaaacagcagcagcctcatCTGGGAACCTGAACACGTTGAGCAGCCTCCACCCAATGGGAG GACTGAATGCGATGCAGTTACAGAACCTAGCTGCATTagcagctgcagccagtgcAGCTCAGAATACACCAAGTGGCACCGCTGCACTCACCTCCTCCAGCAGTCCCCTGAGTGTGCTCACCAGCTCAGGTAAGAGACTGCCTATGCCATAG
- the KBTBD4 gene encoding kelch repeat and BTB domain-containing protein 4 translates to MDSSEETGGSSAEENYFVNYTFTDRSHSGRVAQGIMKLCLEDELFADVTISVEGKEFQLHRLVLSAQSCFFRSMFTSNLKEAHNRVIELQDVSESVFQLLVDYIYHGTVKLRAEELQETYEVADMYQLTALFEECSRFLARTVQVRNCLQVMWLADQHSDMELYTAAKHCAKSHLSQLQDTEEFLHLPLRLLTDILTDGVPCSQNPTAAIETWINFNKEERAGFSETLRSSLKVIGENVHIYLIGKESSRTHSLAVSLHCADDDSISVSGQNSLCHQITAACKHGSDLYVVGGSIPRRMWKCNNATIDWEWCAPLPRDRLQHTLVSVPSKDAIYSLGGKTLQDTLSNAVIYYRVRDNVWTETSQLEVAVSGAAGVNLNGVIYLLGGEENDLDFFTKPSRLIQCYDTNTEKCHVKPYVLPFAGRMHAAVHKDVVFIVAEGDSLLCYNPLLDSFTRLCLPDAWSSVPSLWKIASCNGSIYVFRDRYKKGDANTFKLNPATSVVTVTSGIKVLLTNLQFVLA, encoded by the exons ATGGACTCGTCAGAAGAGACTGGAGGCTCCTCTGCTGAAGAGAACTACTTTGTTAACTACACCTTCACTGATCGCTCGCACTCGGGCCGCGTGGCCCAGGGGATTATGAAATTATGTTTGGAGGATGAGCTCTTTGCTGACGTTACAATATCAGTGGAAGGCAAAGAATTCCAGCTGCACCGTTTGGTCCTctcagctcagagctgctttttTCGTTCCATGTTCACTTCTAACCTGAAGGAGGCTCACAACCGGGTGATAGAGCTGCAGGACGTTAGTGAGAGTGTCTTTCAGCTCCTTGTGGACTATATTTACCATGGGACTGTGAAGCTGAGGGCCGAGGAGTTGCAGGAAACCTATGAAGTGGCAGATATGTACCAGCTGACTGCCCTTTTTGAAGAATGTTCCCGTTTTCTGGCCCGTACGGTGCAGGTCAGGAACTGTCTGCAGGTGATGTGGCTGGCAGACCAGCACAGTGACATGGAGCTCTACACGGCTGCCAAACACTGTGCAAAGTCACATTTGTCTCAGCTGCAAGACACGGAAGAGTTCCTGCACCTACCTCTTCGCCTACTGACAGACATCCTTACAG ATGGCGTTCCATGTTCTCAGAATCCAACGGCTGCCATAGAAACCTGGATCAACTTCAACAAGGAGGAGCGTGCAGGCTTTTCAGAGACTCTGCGATCAAGTCTGAAG GTGATTGGAGAAAATGTTCACATCTACCTGATTGGAAAGGAGTCATCACGAACACATTCACTCGCTGTCTCTCTGCATTGTGCTGATGATGACTCCATCAGTGTGAGTGGCCAGAACAGCCTGTGTCACCAGATCACAGCAGCCTGCAAGCATGGTAGTGACCTATACGTTGTTGGTGGCTCCATTCCACGCCGCATGTGGAAATGCAACAATGCAACTATAGACTGGGAATGGTGTGCCCCTCTGCCCCGTGACCGGCTCCAGCACACTCTTGTCTCCGTGCCAAGCAAGGATGCAATATACTCCCTGGGGGGCAAAACTCTGCAAGACACTCTCTCTAATGCTGTCATATATTACAGAGTACGAGACAATGTCTGGACAGAGACCAGCCAGTTGGAGGTGGCTGTCTCTGGGGCTGCAGGTGTAAATCTTAATGGTGTCATTTACCTGCTGGGCGGGGAGGAAAATGACTTGGACTTCTTCACCAAGCCGTCTCGGCTTATTCAGTGCTATGATACCAACACAGAGAAATGCCATGTGAAGCCATATGTACTGCCTTTTGCAGGGCGCATGCATGCTGCTGTACACAAGGATGTGGTGTTCATTGTAGCTGAGGGGGATTCGCTGCTTTGCTATAATCCCTTACTGGATAGCTTCACCCGGCTGTGCCTGCCAGATGCCTGGAGCTCAGTACCATCCCTCTGGAAGATTGCCAGCTGCAATGGCAGCATCTACGTTTTTCGAGATCGCTATAAAAAGGGTGATGCAAATACTTTTAAACTTAACCCAGCCACTTCTGTTGTAACAGTCACAAGTGGCATCAAAGTGCTGCTCACTAACCTGCAGTTTGTCCTGGCCTAA
- the CELF1 gene encoding CUGBP Elav-like family member 1 isoform X2, whose protein sequence is MNGTLDHPDQPDLDAIKMFVGQVPRSWCEKDLRELFEQYGAVYEINVLRDRSQNPPQSKGCCFVTFYTRKAALEAQNALHNMKILPGMHHPIQMKPADSEKNNAVEDRKLFIGMISKKCNENDIRVMFSPFGQIEECRILRGPDGLSRGCAFVTFTTRAMAQTAIKAMHQAQTMEGCSSPIVVKFADTQKDKEQKRIAQQLQQQMQQISAASVWGNLAGLNTLGPQYLALLQQTAAASSGNLNTLSSLHPMGGLNAMQLQNLAALAAAASAAQNTPSGTAALTSSSSPLSVLTSSGKRLPMP, encoded by the exons atgaatggtACACTGGATCACCCAGATCAACCTGATCTAGATGCTATCAAGATGTTTGTGGGTCAGGTCCCACGGAGCTGGTGTGAGAAAGATTTAAGAGAACTTTTTGAACAGTATGGTGCTGTCTATGAAATCAATGTCTTGCGAGACAGGAGCCAGAACCCTCCTCAAAGCAAAG GGTGCTGTTTTGTTACATTTTATACCCGTAAAGCTGCACTAGAAGCACAGAATGCTCTTCACAACATGAAGATTCTCCCAGGG atgCACCATCCTATCCAGATGAAACCAGCTGATAGTGAAAAGAATAATG CAGTAGAAGATAGAAAGTTGTTTATTGGAATGATATCGAAGAAGTGCAATGAGAATGATATCCGAGTGATGTTCTCCCCCTTTGGGCAGATTGAAGAATGCAGGATATTACGGGGCCCAGATGGGCTGAGCCGAG GTTGTGCATTTGTGACTTTTACAACAAGAGCCATGGCGCAAACTGCAATCAAAGCAATGCACCAAGCGCAAACCATGGAG GGTTGCTCTTCTCCCATTGTGGTAAAATTTGCAGACACGCAGAAGGACAAAGAGCAGAAACGAATTGCTCAGCAACTCCAGCAACAAATGCAACAGATCAGTGCTGCCTCTGTATGGGGAAACCTGGCTGGTCTCAACACGCTTGGACCGCAATACTTAGCA ctccttcagcaaacagcagcagcctcatCTGGGAACCTGAACACGTTGAGCAGCCTCCACCCAATGGGAG GACTGAATGCGATGCAGTTACAGAACCTAGCTGCATTagcagctgcagccagtgcAGCTCAGAATACACCAAGTGGCACCGCTGCACTCACCTCCTCCAGCAGTCCCCTGAGTGTGCTCACCAGCTCAGGTAAGAGACTGCCTATGCCATAG
- the CELF1 gene encoding CUGBP Elav-like family member 1 isoform X1, whose product MNGTLDHPDQPDLDAIKMFVGQVPRSWCEKDLRELFEQYGAVYEINVLRDRSQNPPQSKGCCFVTFYTRKAALEAQNALHNMKILPGMHHPIQMKPADSEKNNVEDRKLFIGMISKKCNENDIRVMFSPFGQIEECRILRGPDGLSRGCAFVTFTTRAMAQTAIKAMHQAQTMEGCSSPIVVKFADTQKDKEQKRIAQQLQQQMQQISAASVWGNLAGLNTLGPQYLALYLQLLQQTAAASSGNLNTLSSLHPMGGLNAMQLQNLAALAAAASAAQNTPSGTAALTSSSSPLSVLTSSGKRLPMP is encoded by the exons atgaatggtACACTGGATCACCCAGATCAACCTGATCTAGATGCTATCAAGATGTTTGTGGGTCAGGTCCCACGGAGCTGGTGTGAGAAAGATTTAAGAGAACTTTTTGAACAGTATGGTGCTGTCTATGAAATCAATGTCTTGCGAGACAGGAGCCAGAACCCTCCTCAAAGCAAAG GGTGCTGTTTTGTTACATTTTATACCCGTAAAGCTGCACTAGAAGCACAGAATGCTCTTCACAACATGAAGATTCTCCCAGGG atgCACCATCCTATCCAGATGAAACCAGCTGATAGTGAAAAGAATAATG TAGAAGATAGAAAGTTGTTTATTGGAATGATATCGAAGAAGTGCAATGAGAATGATATCCGAGTGATGTTCTCCCCCTTTGGGCAGATTGAAGAATGCAGGATATTACGGGGCCCAGATGGGCTGAGCCGAG GTTGTGCATTTGTGACTTTTACAACAAGAGCCATGGCGCAAACTGCAATCAAAGCAATGCACCAAGCGCAAACCATGGAG GGTTGCTCTTCTCCCATTGTGGTAAAATTTGCAGACACGCAGAAGGACAAAGAGCAGAAACGAATTGCTCAGCAACTCCAGCAACAAATGCAACAGATCAGTGCTGCCTCTGTATGGGGAAACCTGGCTGGTCTCAACACGCTTGGACCGCAATACTTAGCA CTTTatttgcagctccttcagcaaacagcagcagcctcatCTGGGAACCTGAACACGTTGAGCAGCCTCCACCCAATGGGAG GACTGAATGCGATGCAGTTACAGAACCTAGCTGCATTagcagctgcagccagtgcAGCTCAGAATACACCAAGTGGCACCGCTGCACTCACCTCCTCCAGCAGTCCCCTGAGTGTGCTCACCAGCTCAGGTAAGAGACTGCCTATGCCATAG